A section of the Perognathus longimembris pacificus isolate PPM17 chromosome 7, ASM2315922v1, whole genome shotgun sequence genome encodes:
- the Ubxn10 gene encoding UBX domain-containing protein 10, with protein MATEGPVTAAPLGRIPLNTAAESSSAFIWKPNSLKMHVTRPKSAKGRKRPSLHKPQGAQSGPHCAPSSPPPASSSESPGSQKPRACAPTSPTQGAPDEFPELLQVPMGASSSLNKYPVLPSISRRGLKEEALGTVARKASSLQLSSIQALYQEETCTTETKKDARAPAFAPERKLVIQTKRQGTPRPGTLEEHSDQEHRLLLAVRSPSGQRFVHHFRPTDDLQTVLTVAEQKNRTTYRHCSIETMEVPRRRFTDLTKSLQECGILHKSVLGIAQEEGEGRP; from the coding sequence ATGGCCACAGAAGGCCCTGTAACCGCAGCACCACTGGGACGCATCCCTCTTAACACGGCAGCTGAGAGCTCATCTGCTTTCATCTGGAAGCCAAACTCACTAAAAATGCATGTCACCAGGCCCAAGTCTGCCAAAGGCCGCAAGCGGCCCAGTCTGCACAAACCCCAGGGCGCACAGTCAGGACCTCACTGCGCACCTTCCTCTCCACCTCCAGCCAGCTCCTCGGAGTCACCGGGCAGTCAGAAACCAAGAGCTTGTGCGCCCACATCTCCAACCCAGGGAGCCCCAGATGAATTCCCTGAGCTGCTACAAGTGCCCATGGGGGCCTCCTCTTCCCTCAACAAGTACCCAGTCCTCCCATCCATCAGCAGAAGAGGCCTGAAGGAGGAGGCTTTGGGCACAGTGGCGAGAAAAGCCAGCTCCCTGCAACtgagcagcatccaggccctttaCCAAGAGGAGACTTGCAccacagagacaaagaaagatgCTAGAGCCCCAGCTTTTGCCCCAGAGAGGAAGCTTGTCATCCAGACCAAGAGGCAGGGCACTCCCAGGCCTGGAACCCTGGAGGAACACTCAGACCAAGAACACAGGCTGCTGCTTGCTGTCCGATCACCATCAGGCCAGAGGTTCGTGCATCACTTCCGGCCCACGGATGACCTCCAAACCGTCCTTACTGTTGCCGAGCAGAAGAACAGAACCACCTACCGCCACTGCAGCATCGAGACAATGGAGGTGCCCAGGAGACGTTTCACAGACCTCACCAAGTCTCTGCAGGAGTGCGGCATCCTCCACAAGTCGGTGCTGGGCATCgctcaggaggagggggaggggaggccctga